The nucleotide sequence gattggctgtcaggaggaatATGGGCTTGGCCCACCCACTAGCAATGGTATAAAACCAGGGTGTTTTGGGTAAAACAGTGCTCCTTGGACCCAAGGGCATCTGAACAcaaactgctcctgctgggggtgTGGCTGCCTATACACCAAGACCTTCATCAGGTAGGTAAACTGCAATAtctctttctggaaagctgcccattCAGGTTCTCTGTTCAAGTCCCATCTAAATGGCAAAACACAAATGGATATGGCTAGGACACCAGAAATTCCTGGGAAAGAGAATCAGCTTGCCTATGAGTCTAAGAGCACAGAACATGTGGAAGATGGAACTAAGGTTTCCAGGAGACACTGGAATTGTGTCTTGATGCTGAAGGAGGGTTCTGAGGTGATCTCTTctgatctggtctattctattctattctattctattctattctgctctgctctgctctgctgttttaTTCTTCTGTGGGAATGGGAACTTTCTTCACCAAAGGATGGAGATCCTTCTCCCGCAGCAGTGCAGAGATTTTCTCCATCCTTTCAGCCCTCCAGTGAACTCATGAGGTGGATTTTAGTTTccacttctggccaccaagtAACTTCCTTGCCCTCTTGCTCCTCCTTGGGTTACTACTCCAGACCATTCCCTTTGCTGGGAAGCCTGGGAGTGGTCTTGAGTTGAGGCTGGGCAGTCCTAGGCTGAGCTGAGAGGACTTTCCCGAAGCTAGGGAAGCAGAGATGATGTGTTGGGCATTCCTTTTTGGACTGGCTGAGGAGATGGAGAGCACTGGCTAGCTCTTCATCTAGCATGGCATCCTCAGGTGCAAGCATTTCCCTAAGATGTAAGAATTGTTCTTaagggaaaggcagagaagGTAGAGGGAGCATCACCAGCATGGGTTGtagccagcccctctgcagtttGGCACAACACAGTGCCCAGGCTTCTGCACCACCCGGTGTCCTCCACGTCCTCACAGTCTTAGTGTCCCCCTTTTCAGCCTTGTGCAGACCTGGGAAGGCATCAGCCATGAAGATCCTGTACctgctcttccccttcctcatcctcttgtttcagggtgctgcaggtaagaagggaagcagggagatgGGGTGAGGTGGGACACCCACCACGGGGGTTTCCTGTGTCCCACGAAGTGACCACACTATTTTGCCTGCATCACTGCTTGTAGGAGCAGGAAGCTCTCTTGGGTGCACTCAGAGAGGAGGATTCTGTGCTTTCAGGAGgtgtcccagctctgcagtaaCCATTGGAAGATGTTCCATATTTCGCAAGTGCTGCAGAAGGTAAGAGCTGCATCCCTGGCTCAGGGAAGGGTTTCCTCCTTTGCCCACAGAAATAGCTGTTAGAACTTTGTCTCCAGCTAACACCTGGTGAATgagctcctgcactgctgctttgtGGGAGAGTCCTGAGAAGGAAGCAGGAAGTCCTTGCGGGTTTGGACCTGCCTGTTGTGGGTCTGAAGGAGCCCAAGGTCAGACAGCACCTTTTCACACTCCTTGAGTCCCATAAGGCTTATTCAGGCTTGGCAGAGGGCTCTCCCAAGCTAGCAGAGAGTGATTCATTCACTGTCCTTGGCCAGCACTGAGGTCACAATCCTGCTCTTGCTGCCTGTGGACAGATTTGGAGTCAGGGATGCCAAGACTAAGACAACACAAAGCCAGACTTTGCAATAAGGACATAACCACCTCCACTGACCCAGGTTCTCAGATTTCCTTGTGACAggtggggaggtggaggagggtgGGAAGGACTATGGGTGTTGCAGCAGGTGCCATGTTTTTGTGCTTTCTTCAAACAGTAACTGGGGTTGAGACCCTGAGCTCTGTGAGCAGGACATCCCCTCGCTTCTGGCTCCTGGAAAACTCCTGAtctcctctcccctgcctgcctctgccagccccaggagtggaagctctgctcctgctgggtaCCCAGGTTCTcatgggctgggggcaccccaTCATGGGCCTGGTGTGGTTGGGGCAGGGGCTCCTTTTCCCAACTTGAATAAAGACAAGCAGTTTGGCATTGCAGCATGTGGGATGTGTGGCTGTTCTCTTGTGCTGGAGGGTGTGCCATGCCAGTTTGCTCCTGGGGGAAGGGAGTGATGGCTTTGTGGCAGAAGTGGtgtctggagatgctggaggtCACCACCATGCCTGTGTCTGGGGATGATCTTGCCTGGCAGCTCACAGGGACACTGAGGGTGGCAGCCCCTGCTAGGCCAGGGTGTTCATGCTGTGGGTGTGTTGAAACTGCTCTGCTTggtcctggggagcaggaggcttgTCCTGGTTTCCTGTGCACTGCagatggcagctgggctggcagcagtgctggtgggaggtgctggagaaagcTGGCTTGCTgtaccaccagcagcagctcccacattGGGCAGCAGAGTAACCagagaatgttttgggttggaagggaccttgaaaggccATCTGGACCGACACCTAGATCTGCCTtcctcccaccacctcctccccagcagggctgctgtgcccagtgctTCTGACTCAGACAAATAGAGagtcagagaaccacagaattactTAGGTTTCAAGaaaccttccagatcatcaggtccaaccactaAGCAAACAATGCcgagtccaccactaaaccatgtccctctgcaccacacCTACATGTCTTTTATATTCCTCCAagtatggtgactccatcacttccctgggcagcctgttccagggcttaacaTCCCTCCTGGTGAAGacaattttcctaatgtccaaccaaAACATTCCCTGCCACAACTCAACATTTTCagtggggagaagagaacaagTTCCTCCTgccttcaacctcctttcagggagttgcaaagAGCAGAAAGGTTTCCCTTCAGGCTCCTGTTCTTAAGGCTAAataactccagttccctcaggcacTCCTCAGAAGGCTTGTGACCCACACACTTCACCGtcttcattccttttctttacacgtgcctcagcacctccttgtccttcttggagtgagaggcttaACACTGATGGGACAATGatgttggggaggggtctggagcacaagccctatgaggagaggctgagggagctggggttgctgagcctgcagaagaggaggctcaggggagaccttcttgctgtctgcaactccctgaagggaggttgtagctgcgtgggggttggtctcttctcccaggcaaccagcaccagaacaagaggacacagtctcaagttgtgccaggggaggtttaggctagagatgaggagaaagttcttcacagaaagagcaattggccactggaatgtgctgcccagggaggtggtgaagtccctgtccctgaaggtgttaaaaaagaattggatgtggcacttggagtcatggtttagttgtcatgggGTGTTAGATATAagggaataggttggacttgatgatctctgaggtcttctccaacccggttgattctatgattctataattctcttgttctggtgctggctgcctgggagaagagaacaacccctacctggctacaatctcccttaaggaagttggagagagcaagaaggtctcccctgagcctcctctgctccaggctaagcaaccccagctccctcagcctctcctcacagggctctgctccaaacccctccccagctttgttgcccttctctgggcaccttccagcaactcaacatctttcctaaactgaggatcccagagctggacacaggactcaaggtgtggcctagccagtgctgagtacagggcagaatgacctccctgctcctgctggccacactattcctgatgcaggccagcatgccattggccttcttggccacctgggcacactggttgGTCATGTTCAACACATCACACGCAGGCTGATTATGAGAGAGGAAGAGACAAAGAAGGACTCCCTTTTTTGCCTCTgactgggctggggctgttgcctgccccaggcagctgctttctCCATCCCAAAGCTGTTTCAGCcatccagcactgctcctggccctgctgtgcagctgggtgTCACAAGAGCTGTTGCATGAGGATGATAACGGTGCAGATTGCAACAGCCCCCAGgaccctcctcagcctctcctgttgCCTCAGAGAGGAGCAAGATGCAAGTCCTCCAGCTCCATGCAGATGGAGCACTTTCTCATTGGCCAAGGAGCTATAGGGCTGGTGGGAGTAAGTGCATGTCCCACCCACAGGAAACCTTGTAAAACCAGGGGGCTTTGGGCAAAGGGACCCTCAGgcttctggctgcagctgattCCTGCCTGGATTgctacagcctgctgctgccttgctgcactcTGAGCCAAGGCTGGGAAAGTGCAGAAGTAAGTTCTCTTGCCTTCTAATCTGAATGTCACTGGGTGGTGTTCTGAGCAAAAGAGCAGTAAGTAGAGAGGAATCCTCCAGTCTGGGTTGTAAGGAAACTATCTGGATGAGCTGAGAAGAAGGCAAAGAGTCTTCTGAGTCAACAAGACTTGAAGGAggcttacaagaaggatggagagagactgtttacaagggcctgaggtgataggacaaggggcaatggcttcacactagagaggagcagatttagattggctgttaggaacaagttcttcaccctAAGGGtagtggaaccctggaacaggttgcacagggaggttgctGGGGCCCCGTTCCTGGAGATAGTGAAGGTGAGGCtttacagggctctgggcaacctgatttagttgaggatgtccttgtGCTTGGTTTTGGCTCATCACCAATGCCCAGCTTGGTCCATGTCCTTTCTTGATTGTCTTGATGTGATCTCTCTGCAGGCACCAGCCATGAGGATCCTGTAcctgctcttccccctcctgcttctgttggtgcagggtgctgcaggtaaGAGAAGAGGCTATGTAATATttgtgaggaactggctgggatGGCTCTGGGCAGTTGAGCAGCCACCATGGCATGTCCTGGACCTCACACTGATCTTtgcccccaggagcaggcactgcCACAGGCAATCAGACTTTTGACTGTGGAACTAAGGATGCTGGATTTAATGATGAGTCCATGACTGATGGTCCATGGAGGCTGAGGTCCAGGGGCAGCACTAACCCCTCTAGAACCACTCACATTTTGCATAGTTCTTTCATGCTcactggtttggtgtttttgatGACCTCCTTCTCTGTGCAGGTTCCTTGCGGTCTCCCAGAAATAAGAAGGAATGTCTCCGAGCCAAAGGCTACTGTGGCTATCTGAAGTGCTCTTTCCCCTATGTCATCAAAGGGGAATGTTCAGCACTCTTTGTTTGTTGCAAAAGGTAAGTTTGGGAAGCAGAAATGTCAGTATGCTGGCAGAAGGAATTGCTGCTGTGTTGAAAACTCCCCACTAGCCAATGGCTCACATCTATACACGCCTGAAGGCAGAGGCCAGAAGATGCTTGGACCTGCTCTGAGTGGGGCTGAAGAAGCCCAAGGCAGTGCCTCCTCACTGTTCCAGGCAGTGCCTCCTCACTCTCCTTCAGTCCCATAAGGCTGCTTCAGGATTTGCAGAGGGCTCTTCCAAGGTAGGTTGTTTCAGTGaacaacatagaatcatagaaggtgacatgtttctgtgctttcttCACACAGCATTTGGGGTTGAGAGCTTGAACCATGTGAGCAGGACATCCCTTTTGCTTCTGGCTCCTGCAACCTTCTCCTGATGTCCTCTACCGTCCttgcctctgccatggccaggtgGTGTGCCAGCTGGAGtagaagctctgctgctgctgggtgctcctgggctggggacaTCCCATGCTGGGCCTGGTGTGGCTGGGGCAGAAGCTGCTCTTCCTGGCTTGAATAAAGACAAGCAGTTTGGCATTACTGCACGGGGGATGTGTGGCCATTTCTTTGGGACAGAGGATGTGTTGTTCTTGTGGCTCTGCAGGTGGGAGTCAGCTGGTGCTAGGAGAAGtgcttggggatgctgggggtcACCTCTGTGGCTGACCCTGGGGATGCTCTTTCCCCCTGGCAGTGTGATGAGGACACCAAGCCTGACAGTCCCTGTAGGGCAAGGCTGTTTGCTGAGGGTGGCATGGAGCTTCTTTggggctgcttcctcctgcttctgtgGGTGGTGAGTGTCCCTTGTCCTCAGCAGCCGCAGCCTGTCCCCGCGGGGTGCTGTGTCCCTCGGGTGGGCATGCACAGTTGCCCACTCAGTGTCCTGAAGgcacaaaaagcctcaaaaatgctctgaagcagagagtggggcaggagccagcaggactGCTTTTCAGGAAAGTGCCCTGGTTGctcaggcttgtctgaacatggcctggggtccaagtgggccaggggggtgtgcctttggccacctTTGGAGGTAACTCATGCTGGAGGTTACAGGGTCAGGTTTGTATCTCtcaatctttgttgtcactggccagcATGGTCTCAGGAAATCCAtaaataccagcccaaagagccagtgccttgccttgcaatgGTCCAAACTCTGGGGGAAGTCAGAAGCCTTGCTTGGAatctgagctgtgcttcagtttcccCAGACACACTGCAAGACCCCTGCTGTAAGGgctgtaaagcccaggagcaggcagacatGTCCATGGGCAGACAGATGTGTCTtgccaggctgagagatgaagcccaggaggagctgagagtcCCTGGGACAGTTTTGCTTTATTGGAGGAAGCAAGAAGCACTGCTGCAAAGgttgcagctgaagaagctCTCCAAAGAGGCAAAGCTCCAAAGCCGACAAGCCCTGTaagccctggcagccagctctgtgctacaaagctttcagttaCAAAGACTTTGGAGGTGAAtagaggaatggaatggaatggaatggaatggaatggaatggaatggaatagatcaggttggaaaaaacctcaaagatcatcaagtccaacctatcacccaacacctcatgactactgaaccatggcaccaagtgccatgtccagtcccctcttgaacagttccagtgatggtgactccaccacctccctgggcagcacattacaatggcccacaactctctgtgaagaactttctcctcgcctccagcctatacctcccctggcacagcttgagactgcgtcctcttgttctcgtgctggttgcctgggagaagagaccaacctcctcctggctacaacctcccttcagggagttgcagacagcaataaggtctcccctgagcctcctcttctccaggctaagcaatcccagctccctcagcttctcctcacagggctgtgctccaaacccctccccaactttgttgcccttctctgggcacattcaagtCTCAACGACCTTCTTAAATtaaagggcccagaactggacacaggactcaaggtgtggcctaaccagtgcagagtacagggcagtatgacctccctgctcctgctggccacactattcttgatgcaggccaggatgccattggccttcttggccacctgggcacactgctggctcatgcttagCTGGCTGTCaaacagtacccccaggtccctttctgcctggctgctctccagccactctgaccccagcctgtagctctgcatggggttgttgtggccaaagtacacacctggcacttggatgtgttcaatctcatgccattggattctgcccatctgtccagcctgtcaaggtccctctgctcTAATTGATCAAcctctgctcccaacttggtgtcatctgcaaatttactgatgactgactcgatcctctcatccagatcatcaataaagatattgaacagtaAAGGGGCCATGGGACAGTGAAACAGCTTCACTCTGCTGAGATAAAGGGTGCTCATGATGAATAAATGTGAAGTTAAATGGTATAAAAATGAATGTGAAGAAAAAGGTTCTGAGAAGTCATTGGGAAACTGCTGCTCTGGGTACAGGGCCTGGGAAGcagacaagggctgatggtgtGAGGAAAGATCCTGGCTGATGTGGGCACAGCAATATGCTCTGGGGTGAGCTGACAAGGGACACACCACCACATGGGGACAGGCCACGGCTGCTGAGGACAAGGGACACTCACCACCcacagaagcaggaggaagcagccccAAAGAAGCTCCATCCCACCCTCAGCAAACAGCCTTGCCCTACAGGGACTGTTAGGCTTGGTGTGCTCATCACACTGCCAGGGGGAAAGAGCATCCCCAAGGTCAGCCACAGAGGTgaccccccagcatccccaagcaCTTCTCCTAGCACCAGCTGACTCCCACCTGCAGAGCCACAAGAACAACACATCCTCTGTCCCAAAGAAATGGCCACACATCCCCCGTGCAGTAATGCCAAACTGCTTGTCTTTATTCAAGCCAGGAAGAGCAGCTTCTGCCCCAGCCACACCAGGCCCAGCATGGGAtgtccccagcccaggagcacccagcagcagcagagcttctaCTCCAGCTGGCACACcacctggccatggcagaggcagggatggTAGAGGACATCAGGAGAAGCTTGCAGGAGCCAGAAGCAAAAGGGATGTTCTGCTCACATAGCTGAATCTCTCAACCCCAAGTGCTGTgtgaagaaagcagagaaacatGTCACCTGTTGTAACTTCCCAAGCCCTTCCCTtcactctcctcctgctgctatCCCAAGCAAATCTATGGTGCAAGAGTGTCTGGCTCCTtggaggtgatcctgccctgaaTGCAGACAGCTAGGACTCAGGTTGTCTCAGTGTTGGCATCCCTGACCCCAAATCTGTCCAGATACATCAAGAAGAGGATCACATCCTGAAGAGTGTAtgaagcagagtgtggccagcagatggaaggaggttctcctccccctctgctctgccctggtgagacctcatcctGAGGagtgcattcagttttgggctccccagctcaagaggtgctcctctggatctgctggagacagtccagcaGAGGCCTATGAGGAtggttaggggactggagcactgcctgttgaggagaggctgagggacctggggctttttagtctggaaaagagaaaactgagaggggatttaatcaatgtttatgaatatcagagggctgggggtcaggaggcaggggacaggctctgctcacttgctccctgtgataggataaggagcaatgggtggaagctacagcacaggaggttccatctcaacaccAGGGGGAACTTCATTACTCTAagtgtcacagagcactggagcaggctgcccagaggggatgtggagtctccttctctggtgactttcaagacccatttggatgtgttcctgtgtgatctgagctagattgtatggtcctgttctgtcaagggattggactcaatgatctttttgggtccattccaacccctgacattgtgtgatcctgtgattctgtgaaccttctatggttctatattGTTCACTGAAACAGCCTAGCTTAGAAgagccctctgcaaagcctgaaGGAGCCTTATGGGACTGAAGGAGAATGAGGAGGCACTGCCTGACCTTGGGCTTCTTCAGCCCCACTCAGAGCAGGTCCAAGCATCTTCTGGCCTCTGCCTTCAGGCGTGTATAGATGTGAGCCATTAGCTAGTGGGGAGTTTTCAACACAGCAGCAATTCCTTCTGCCAGCACAGTGACGTCTCTACTTCCCAAACTTACATTTTGCAACAAAAGTAAAGCGTTGAACATTTCCCAGTGATGGTGGAGCCAGAAGGGCAACTCAGAAGCGCACAGAAGCCGTTTGCTCGCTTACATTGTCGCTCATTCTTCGGACCCCGCAAGGAACCTGCACAGAGAAGGAGGTCatcaaaaacaccaaaccagtgAGCATGAAATAACTATGCAAAATGTGAGTGGTTCTAgaggggctggtgctgctcctgGATCTCAGCCTCCACCATGGACTCATCATTAAATCCAGCATCCTTAGTTCCACAGTCAAAAGTCTGATTGCCTGTGgcagtgcctgctcctgggggcaAAGATCAGTGTGAGGTCCAGGACATGCCATGGTGGCTGCTCAACTGCCCAGAGCCatcccagccagttcctcacaaATATTACATAGCCTGAAAAATCTCCTCACTTCCTAAGGGAAGGGAAACCCCACTTATGGGTTCACACTTCATCCCTTCCGCCCTCTTCTCttacctgcagcaccctgcaccaacagaagcaggagggggaagagcaggTACAGGATCCTCATGGCTGGTGCCTGTcccaagggctgcagagagatcACATCAAGACAATCAAGAAAGGACATGGACAAAGCTGGGCATTGGTGATGAGCCAAAACCAAGCacaaggacatcctcaactaaatcaggttgcccagagccctgtaaaGCCTCACCTTCACTATCTCCAGGAACGGGGCCCCagcaacctccctgtgcaacctgttccaggggtCCACTACCCTTagggtgaagaacttgttcctaacagccaatctaaatctgctctgctctagtgtgaagccattgccccttgtcctatcacctcaggcccttgtaaacagcctctttccatccttcttgtaagccTTCTTCaagcactggaaggcagctattaggtttctctggagacctaatgatccagtccaacctcctgctagTGCAGGATCGCCTGtgccagaccacacaggaatgcatccagacaggtcttgagtatctccagagagagagactccacaatcccaccctgggcagcctgttccactgttccatcATCCTCACAATGCAAAACTTTTCCCTCATGTTCCCCTAGGGCCttctccccttcactgctctccaacaggtcagacCTCAACCTGTGCTcttccctggggttgttctttcccaggtgcaagactctacccttgcccttgttgaacttcatgaagttccccctgcccagctctccagcctgactAAGTCttgctgactcagaagaatcTTTGCCTTCTTCTCAGCTCATCCAGATAGTTTCCTTACAACCCAGACTGGAGGATTCCTCTCTACTTACTGCTCTTTTGCTCAGAACACCACCCAGTGACATTCAGATTAGAAGGCAAGAGAACTTACTTCTGCACTTTCCCAGCCTTGGCTCAgagtgcagcaaggcagcagcaggctgtagcAATCCAGGCAGGaatcagctgcagccagaagcCTGAGGGTCCCTTTGCCCAAAGCCCCCTGGTTTTACAAGGTTTCCTGTGGGTGGGACATGCACTTACTCCCACCAGCCCTATAGCTCCTTGGCCAATGAGAAAGTGCTCCATCTGCATGGAGCTGGAGGACTTGCATCTTGCTCCTCTCTGAGGcaacaggagaggctgaggagggtcCTGGGGGCTGTTGCAATCTGCACCGTTATCATCCTCATGCAACAGCTCTTGTGAcacccagctgcacagcagggccaggagcagtgctggatgGCTGAAACAGCTTTGGGATGGagaaagcagctgcctggggcaggcaacagccccagcccagtcAGAGGCAAAAAAGGGAGTCCTTCTTTGTCTCTTCCTCTCTCATAATCACCTTGAGTGTGATGTGTTGAACATGACcaaccagtgtgcccaggtggccaagaaggccaatggcatcctggcctgcatcaggaatagtgtggccagcaggagcagggaggtcattctgccctgtactcagcactggttaggctacaccttgagtcctgtgtccagctcagggatcctcagtttaggaaagatgttgagttgctggaaggtgtccagagaagggcaacaaagctggggaggggtttggagcagagccctgtgaggagaggctcagggtgctggggttgtttctcctcaagaagaggaggctcaggggagaccttcttgctctctccagctccctgaagggaggttgtagccaggtgggggttggtctcttctcccaaggaaccagcaccagaacaagaggacacagtctcaggctgtgccaggggagataaAGGTTGTATGTTAGGacgaagttcttcagagaaagagagattggccattggaatgtgctgcccagggaggtggtggagtcaccaacactgGAAGTGTTAAGGAGAGGCAGGATGGGACACCTGGTGCCATGGagtagttgatgagatggtgttgggtgataggttggacttgatgatcacaaaggtcttttgcaatcaagttaattctattctattctattctattctattctattctattctattctattctattctattctattctattccattccattccattccattccattccattccattccattccatcccatcccatcccatcccatcccattccattccattccattccattccattccattccattccattccattccattccattccattccattccattccattcctctaTTCACCTCCAAAGGCTTTGtaactgaaagctttgtagcacagagctggctgccagggcttACAGGGCTTGTCGGCTTTGGAGCTTTGCCTCTTTGGAGagcttcttcagctgcaacCTTTGCAGCAGTGCTTCTTGCTTCCTCCAATAAAGCAAAACTGTCCCAGGgactctcagctcctcctgggcttCGTCTCTCAGCCTGGCAAGACACATCTGTCTGCCCATGGACatgtctgcctgctcctgggctttacagcCCTTACAGTAGGGGTCTTGCAGTGTGTCTGg is from Dryobates pubescens isolate bDryPub1 chromosome 3, bDryPub1.pri, whole genome shotgun sequence and encodes:
- the LOC104303053 gene encoding gallinacin-1-like, with the protein product MRILYLLFPLLLLLVQGAAGSLRGPKNERQCKRANGFCALLSCPSGSTITGKCSTLYFCCKITWG